The Candidatus Coatesbacteria bacterium genome includes a region encoding these proteins:
- a CDS encoding response regulator, whose amino-acid sequence MAKPLILIVDDEAEVRRALERVMKRHGYTVRTVADLTEAREVLSSDKVDLLLTDLRLPSGDGLELVRLARSLNATTAVIVLTGYGSVETAVEAMKAGAYDYLTKPVNYDELLIQTERALEQQRLQDDVQQLKRRLSDKLSSEIIAASPQMKRILEMVDQLAGTEVTVLVSGPSGVGKELVADAIQHRSDRRDGPYIKLHCAALAEGVLESELFGHERGAFTGAVKRHAGAFERADGGTLFLDEVGELPPATQVKLLRVLQDQRFERVGGEQTLQVDVRLLAATNKDLAAEVAAGAFRDDLYYRLKVVQLVVPPLAQRPEDLLPMISRFVAEAAERNKRPVKGVAPRALEQLTAYDWPGNVRELKNTIEGMVALSRGEELTVGDLPPEIKGRVERLASTGEIRVPVGWTMEQIEREAIRKT is encoded by the coding sequence ATGGCTAAGCCGCTGATCCTGATCGTCGACGACGAGGCCGAGGTCCGCCGCGCCCTGGAGCGGGTGATGAAGCGCCACGGCTACACCGTTCGCACCGTGGCCGACCTGACCGAGGCCCGCGAGGTCCTGTCCTCCGACAAGGTCGACCTGCTGCTGACCGACCTGCGCCTGCCCTCGGGCGACGGCCTCGAGCTGGTCCGCCTGGCCCGCTCCCTCAACGCCACCACCGCCGTCATCGTCCTCACCGGCTACGGCTCCGTCGAGACCGCCGTCGAGGCCATGAAGGCCGGGGCCTACGACTACCTGACGAAGCCCGTCAACTACGACGAGCTGTTGATCCAGACCGAGCGCGCCCTCGAACAGCAGCGCCTCCAGGACGACGTCCAGCAGCTCAAGCGCCGCCTCTCCGACAAGCTCTCCAGCGAGATCATCGCCGCCAGCCCGCAGATGAAGCGCATCCTCGAGATGGTCGACCAGCTCGCCGGCACCGAGGTCACCGTCCTGGTCAGCGGCCCCTCCGGCGTGGGCAAGGAACTCGTCGCCGATGCCATCCAGCACCGCAGCGACCGTCGCGACGGCCCCTACATCAAGCTGCACTGCGCCGCCCTGGCCGAGGGCGTCCTCGAGAGCGAGCTCTTCGGCCACGAGCGCGGGGCCTTCACCGGCGCCGTCAAGCGCCACGCCGGCGCCTTCGAGCGCGCCGACGGCGGTACTCTGTTCCTCGACGAGGTCGGCGAGCTGCCCCCCGCCACCCAGGTCAAGCTGCTGCGCGTCCTGCAGGACCAGCGCTTCGAACGCGTCGGCGGCGAGCAGACCCTCCAGGTCGACGTCCGCCTGCTGGCCGCCACCAACAAGGACCTGGCCGCCGAGGTCGCCGCCGGTGCCTTCCGCGACGACCTCTACTACCGCCTCAAGGTCGTCCAGCTCGTCGTCCCGCCCCTGGCCCAGCGCCCCGAAGACCTGCTGCCCATGATCAGCCGCTTCGTCGCCGAGGCCGCCGAGCGCAACAAGCGCCCCGTCAAGGGTGTCGCCCCCCGGGCCCTCGAGCAGCTCACCGCCTACGACTGGCCCGGCAACGTCCGCGAGCTCAAGAACACCATCGAGGGTATGGTCGCCCTCTCCCGCGGCGAGGAGCTGACCGTCGGCGACCTGCCCCCCGAGATCAAGGGCCGCGTCGAGCGCCTGGCCTCCACCGGCGAGATCCGCGTCCCCGTCGGCTGGACCATGGAGCAGATCGAGCGCGAGGCCATCCGCAAGACCC
- a CDS encoding phosphotransferase, with translation MIELGRPVAIGRTAAVHPYGPGRVLKLARRGAVSTLEFEHRALEAARAAGLPVPRSFGTVEVDGRPGLILEAGEPRSLQWRLEHGAAELEAAAGLGAELQARVHAAAAPALVPVKERLRKRIAALPDRGLLPVEIAAAALRRLADLPDGTSLLHGDFHPGNLLPVPGGGWWIIDWVDAARGDPAADLARSWVLFNFHLTREDEAPRGAAEYAELGRRFWNAHLGRYSELTGLEPAAVEAWKLPVAAARLGEGLPGLERLLVPRCRQLAQG, from the coding sequence ATGATTGAGCTCGGCCGGCCTGTGGCGATCGGCCGCACTGCCGCCGTTCACCCCTACGGTCCGGGCCGGGTGCTCAAGCTGGCGCGGCGCGGCGCGGTCTCCACCCTGGAGTTCGAGCACCGGGCGCTCGAGGCGGCCCGCGCCGCCGGTCTTCCCGTACCGCGCAGCTTCGGCACGGTAGAGGTCGACGGCCGGCCCGGCCTGATCCTCGAAGCCGGCGAACCCCGCAGCCTGCAGTGGCGGTTGGAGCACGGCGCCGCCGAACTCGAAGCCGCCGCCGGCCTGGGCGCCGAGCTGCAGGCTCGGGTCCACGCCGCGGCCGCCCCGGCGCTTGTGCCGGTCAAAGAACGCCTGCGCAAGCGGATCGCCGCCCTGCCGGACCGGGGACTGCTGCCCGTCGAGATCGCCGCTGCCGCCTTGCGGCGCCTGGCAGACCTGCCCGACGGCACGAGCCTGCTCCACGGCGACTTCCACCCCGGCAACCTGCTGCCCGTGCCGGGTGGCGGCTGGTGGATCATCGACTGGGTCGACGCCGCCCGGGGCGACCCCGCCGCCGACCTGGCCCGCAGTTGGGTACTGTTCAACTTCCACCTCACCCGGGAGGATGAGGCGCCGCGCGGCGCCGCCGAATACGCCGAGCTGGGCCGGCGCTTCTGGAACGCCCACCTCGGGCGCTACAGCGAGCTGACCGGCCTCGAGCCCGCCGCCGTCGAGGCCTGGAAGCTCCCCGTGGCCGCCGCCCGCCTCGGCGAGGGCCTCCCCGGCCTCGAGCGTCTTCTCGTTCCCCGCTGTCGCCAACTGGCCCAAGGATAA